CAGGCTGTACGAAGCGTAGGTCATCGCTGAGAGCAGGCCGAGCGCGATGCCAAGCCAGCTCGCGTTGCCATCCATGCTGCCAGCTACCCCGAGAACGCCGACAAAAGCAAGCACAAGCGCAATTCGATGCGTCGTGGGCACGGGTATGCGGTACATGAGCCACGACCCGATGGCGACCAGCGCTGGCGCAACATACAGCAACACCGTCGCAACAGCGACGCCCGCCTCGCGATAGGCGAACATCAGCAAGACATAAAACATTGCCGTGCTGACCAGACCCATTGTCACCACTGCCAGGGCAAGTCGTGGATTTCGCAGTGCAGCAAGATCGCGCTTAGCGGCAGTATGCCGCGAGAATGCCGCCAGCAGCACGACCGCTGCGGCCGACGCTCGCAGTGTGACGAGCGTCACCGGCTCGATGTCAACGTGCCGACCGATCAGGTCGTAGGTGACACCGAGCGCGCCCCAGCAAGCTGCCGCGGCAACAACTGCCGCGACAGCGAGAACAGTGGAGCGGGGTATAGCGGCGTCAGCCGAGGTCGATCGTTTGGCCAATGCCCTGCGCTGCAGCAGCCTCCAGTGCGGCACCGCACACGATCATGTCCTGTATGGCGTTACCGACCGACTTGAAGAAGGTGATCTGGTCATCGGTTTCGCGACCGGCGATCTCGCCAGTAGCCACCTGGCCCAGCTCAATGCTGATGGAATCGCGCGTCACGACGCCGCGATCTATCGATTGAATGAGGTCTCCAGCTTCGTGGAGCGCCGCTTCGACGGCGTCGACGACGATGCGTGCACGCGCGATCGTTGCGTCGGGGATTTCCTGCATCTCCGGCGTGTAAGCGCCGATGCCATTGATGTGCGTTCCGGGCGCGAGCCACGTATCCTCAAACACTGGGCTTGTCGCCGTGGTGGCAGTGCAAATGATGTCGGCACCTGACACAGCAGCCTGTGCGTCATCGGCGACGACGACCTTCGGCATGCCCTCCGGGATCCAGGCCGAGAGCCGCTCGGCAAACGACTCGCGCGATGCAGCAAAGAGATCGTAGACCCGAATCTCCTCGATGTTCCGCACGCTGCAGACTGCGGCGGCCTGGGTGACTCCCTGTGCCCCTGCGCCGATCACCGCCAGCGTCTTCGCATCCGGGCGAGCCAGCAGGTCGGTTGCCGCGCCCGATACAGCGCCGGTGCGCAACGCAGTTACGGCTGCGCCTTCGAGTAACCCGATCGGCACGCCAGTCTCTGGATCGACGACGACGACGATCGCGTTGATCGTGGGCAGCCCACGTTCCCGATTTCCGCCGAACACTGACACGACCTTCACACCAGTCGCCGACGGCGCGTCGTCACCCGCCGGAACGAATGCGGGCATGAAGAGGACGACGCCACTGCCGTCCGGCATGTTCACCGGTGTCCGAAGCGGACTGATTGTCTCACCGCGGCTGTAGGCGGAGAACACCTGCTTCATCAGTTCGACTGCATCTCGCATCGGGACGAGACGCCTGAATTCATCCGCCGTCAACGCTCGCACAATCATCTCCCTTTACGCCTGCTCGATACCTGGTAGTCGCAGTCTAGCATGCCCCGGTTGGGCGACCTGACCTCACTGATGGCGTATCCTTGAGGGTAATGACGACACAACGACCAGCCGGCACAACACAGGGACAGCACCCTGCACCCTCCCGTCCCGGGCGCTACGGCGATCCAGTCATGTCGACGCTCCAGTCTGTCTGGGGCTACGACGAGTTTCGCCCGCTGCAGGAAGACATCGTCCGCACGATCCTGGACGGCCGCGACGCGTTCGTGCTGCTACCGACTGGCGGTGGCAAATCCCTCTGCTATCAGCTACCGGCACTCTTGCTTGACGGTCTGACGATCGTCATATCGCCGCTCATCGCGCTGATGAAGGATCAGGTTGATGCGCTCACAGAGCTGAACGTGCCAGCGACCTACATCAATAGCTCGCTTGATTCAGCAGAGATTCGCGACCGCATGCGCCAGATCGCGAGCGGCGAAATCAAGCTGCTCTACGTCGCCCCGGAGCGCTTTTCGACGCCCGGATTCACGCAGCGTATTCAGCAGCGCGGAGTGTCGCTCGTGGCGATTGACGAGGCGCACTGCGTGTCAGAGTGGGGCCACGACTTCCGACCGGAGTACCGCGACCTGTTGCGGTTGCGCGATGCGTTTCCTGGCGCGGTGTTCGCAGCGTTCACGGCGACGGCGACACGGCAGGTCCAGAACGACATTCGCCAGCAACTCGGCCTCGCGGACGCGGAGCAGTTTCAGGGTAGCTTCAATCGCCCGAACCTGTACTACGAGGTCCGCCCCAAGCGCAAGACTTACGATCAGATCCTGGCCTACATCCGCAGCAAGCCCGGCGCAAGCGGCATCATCTACTGCCTGTCGCGCGCCGGTGTCGAATCGACTGCTGAACGCCTGCAACGTGACGGCATATCTACTGCCGCGTACCACGGCGGGATGGATTCCGAACAGCGTCGCACGGCGCAGGAAGCGTTCGTGCGCGACAACGTGCAGGTCGTCGTGGCGACCATCGCGTTCGGCATGGGGATCGACAAGCCGGACGTCCGCTTCGTCATCCACCAGGACCTGCCGCGCAATCTCGAAAGCTACTATCAGGAAAGTGGGCGAGCCGGGCGTGACGGCGAACCGAGCGACTGCATCCTCTTTTACAGCTACGGTGATGTCACCCGGCAAATGGTGTTTGTCGACGAGAAGCCAACCCGACGCCTCCGCGAGATTGCGCAGAGCCAGCTCCAGCAAATGTCGGGGTGGGCCGAAAGTAGCAAGTGTCGGCGCGCAGCCTTGTTGGAGTATTTCGAGGAATCGTTCGACGGCCAGGCACCTCCGTGCTGCGATATCTGCGGAAATCCTCCGGATGTCGAAGACATGACCATTCCAGCGCAGATGCTGATGTCGTGCGTGAAGCGAACCGGTGAGCGCTTCGGTCTGGGCTACGTTGTCGATGTCCTACGCGGTTCGCGGGATCAGCGAATTCTCCGTGCGGGCCATGACAGGTTGTCCACCTGGGGCATTGGTAAGGATCGGCCGAAGTCCGACTGGCAGTTTCTGGGGCGATCGCTCATTCGCGACGGCTACCTCCATCAGGACTCTGCGAACTTCAATATCATCTCGATCACGCCACGCGGCGCAGAGGTCCTGTTTCGGGGCGCGCGCGTGAGCTACGCGATGCCGCCGAAGACACAGTCCGGTGGTGCGGACGCGGTTGATGTCGCGTACCCGCAGCTGTTTGAACAGCTCCGGCGACTCCGCAAGCAACTCGCAGATGAGCGTGGTGTCCCGCCCTACGTTGTGTTCCCGGATTCGACACTGCGGCAGATGTCCTCGCGGCTGCCAATGACGCCGAACGCCCTGCTGCGCATTGTCGGAGTTGGTGAACGCAAAGCCGCAGCCTATGGTCCGGCATTTCTCGATGCCATTTCGACATTCGTCAATTCGACCGGCGCAACGCCACAACAAGCGCCAGCGAGCCCGCCTTCGGTCGCGCGGCGGTCGTCATTGACCGGCACCGCGAAGACGACACTGGATCTGTTCAACCGGGGGTTGTCGATCGAGGACGTCGCCAAGGAACGCGGCCTCGCTGTCTCGACTGTCGAAGCGCATCTCGTTGAGGCAATTGAGAGTGGCGCGAACGTTGACGTCGGCCACGTCGTCACGCCGACGATGATTGCACAGGTCGAGGCGGCGATCCGCAAGGTCGGTGACGAGCTCCTGCGTCCGATCATGGACGAGGTAGGTGAAGATGCCGGCTATTCCTGGGGGCAGTTGCGACTGATCCGCGCCTGGATGCGACGGCGAAACGCGCAACAGTAGTCCCGTCAATGCGACGTGCATCAGCGGGAGTGGACGTAGACCTGTTGCTGGAGGCTCCCCGACTTGGACTCGAACCAAGAACCTTACGGTTAACAGCCGTCTGCTCTACCATTGAGCTATCGGGGAATAGTGGCCCTGTTGAGCCGTCGGAATGCTAACACGCAGCCGATGTTGCTGCAACCAGTTCCATAGATTGTGAACTCCTGTACAATGCCAGTATCGCCGTTGATCATGCCTGAGCAGGCGGGTAGGTAACGGGCGATCCCTGGAGGTAACAAGATGCGTCAGTCTCGTGGCCAGAGCCACGCGGACGATCGGCTGCCCGTCATTGGCGTCGAGATCGGTGGGCGCGGATTGCGCGTCGTCCTCGCCGATGCGAGCGACGACATCCGCGATACGGAACGCGCGATAGATTCGGCGATGACCGCGCACGCGACGGTTGATACTGCCTGCACGCTCATCGACCAGATCCTCTCACGTCGCAATCTGACCTACGCCGATATCTCCGGGATCGGGATCGCGTTTGGTGGGCCGGTTGATGTCCGTCGTGGCATCACGCTGCGCTCACATCGCATCGAAGGTTTCGAACAGTTTCCACTGGTCGGCGTGATGGAAGAGCACTTCGGCGTGCCCGTCGTGCTGGAGAACGACGCCCGCGCTGCGGCATTCGGTGAGTACACGCACGGTGCCGGGCGCGGCGCACGCGACATGGTCTACGTGCATCTCGGTCGCGGCGTCGGCGGCGCGGTGATCATTCGTGGCACCTTGCTCCACGGTTCGGCGATGACGGCCGGCGAGATTGGTCATATGGTCGTCACGACCGACGGCCCGCGCTGCTCATGCGGCAAACCGGGACACCTCGAAGCGTATGCATCCGAACCTGCGATCATCTCGCGTATCACGTCGCGAGTGAATCAGGCTGACCCGGAGGAACGCGCTACCTGGCTATCCAGCCCTGGGGTGACGCTGCAGCGCGTCTTCGAGCGCTACGACGAAGATGATATCGCTCGTGAGGTGATTGACGAGACGATTCAGGTGATCGGCCTGGCGGGAGCGAATCTCGTCACGGCGCTGAACCCGGACGCGTTTGTGATAGGCGGGTATGTCGCGCTTGCCGGGCCGCGGCTGACGGCCGGGATCAGAGCGAAGATCAGGCAGTATGCCGTCGACCCTGCCGCCCAACGGGTGCTGGTTGCGCCGGGACAGCTCGGAGCGGATGCCGGCGTTGTCGGTGCGGTCGTCCTTGCGCACCAAAGCTAACCGCAGCGTTACGTCGCGCTGGTGTAGAATTGTTGGCTGCAATACGCGCAGGAACTCGTGGGGGTGACATGCTAACACTGAGCGAACCGGACCTGACTTATCTACTGACACTGTTGCGATCTCGCGACGAGCCATTTACGACTGAAGAGCTGATCGCAGCGCTCCGCGAGCGCGCCAACGCGTAATGCCCTGCCAGTACGCACGGGGCAGCACCATCTGACCAGCAGGAGAGGGACAACAGACGATGCAGGCAGAGCAGACGCTGGAAGCACCGGCCTACAGCGGCACCGACGAGCAGAAAGCGCTCGCCGCCGAGATTTTCCAGATCTTTCGAATTCAGGGGCGATTCTTCAGCGATACTGCTCCGATCCGTCTGTCACTGACACAGCTCACCCAGTTCATGGAGCAAGCCAAGCCGAAAGAGTCGAAGTGGTCGGCACGCATCGATGATGCACTGTCTGCCAACTCGGATGTCTTTGCGCGCGAAGGCGATGGCGATGACGTCGCCTTCGTGACGACGCGCGTCGGGAATCTCCCTCACGGCACGCCGGGCAAGCGAGGGCAGGTATTGACCACCAGGTTCGCGACGCCCGAGCCGCGACGCGCGGCACCTGCTCGCAAGTCGGCAGTTGCTCCCGCATCGTCGCTCCTGGGAGTGGTTGAGTCGGAGACCCTTGATGCGCCCACCGAGGAAACCGACGCACCGGCAGCGGCTGCCACGCCAGTCGCGCAGAGTGCTCTTGAGGTCGAACCAGCGAGTGCATCCGACGACGATCTCGCTACGGCGATCCGTCACGCGCTCGATGGCGAACTCAGCGTTGCGCGCTGGGGCGACAAGTGGATCGCTGAGGATCGCGTGCATCGCTTCTCGCGCGGCGACTTCCGCCGGATCGAGGATCTGATCCGCGAGCATCCGAATGGAACCGTCACCGACGCTGAGATTGCCGACGATATCGTCGGTGTGCGCTCCAACTCCGACAACTACGCACAGACGCTCTTTGCCATCAACTACCGTCTGTCGCACGAGCAGCGCGAGTTTGAGTTCCTCGGATCTGCCGAGCATGGAATCTGGGCGCTGGCGAATCCGGCAGCGATCGGTACGTCCAAGCGCAAGGCAAGTGAGCTTGGGCAGGACTATCGCGTGCTGCTGGAGTTCGGCACTGCTGCCGAACCGGCTGAAGAGGGACTCGTCGAGCATATCCTGAGCTTCTACGAGTACACCTACGGAGTTCTGCCGTACGACTCGAACCTGCGCACGATCATGCCGTCGCCAGGATTCAAGGATCAGCGCGCTGCGCGGATCACCTTCGAGTCGCCCCAGACCTCGGACATCGTTCAGGCTGAGCTGCGCTTTCCAACTGGCAATCGCGGCGGATTCATCGCCGGCCTCGAGAACTTCTTCGCCGAAAACCTCATCCCGGGTGCGGTGCTGACGATCGAGAAGACCGACACGCCACTGCACTTCCTGCTGGAGTACTTCCAGGTTTCCGGCGAGGACCGCAAGCTCCTGCACCTTGACGACAAGAAGAACGTTTTCGCCTATCGCCCAACAACGTTCTACTGCGCGACGCAGGACGAGTTTGTTCTCAGTGACAATCGCTTCCCACGGCTGGTCGATCTCGCGCCGCTTGACGAGCGCACCAAGCGCCATCCTGAGCAGGTCGTCGTGGCTGCATTCGAGCGTGCGGGCGAGAACCTGGAATCGGCCGAGAATCCCAGGTTCTTCGCCATGTTCAGCGATCTGTTGACAGTCGCGAACATCGAGCGACCAATGCCGGCCGATCTGCTACGCAATATCCTGACGAGTGGTGAATACGCGATGTTCAGCGCTGATGAAACGACCGAGGATGCATACTTCTACACCCCCGTCTCCGGAGCCGAATAACACCGACGGCACCATCGACGGGGTCGAGCAGGTTCGCCGACGCCGTCATCGCTGATCCGTCCGGCAGCCACTCACCGGCGGCACTCTCCGACCTGGAGCGACCGGCGCCGCTGTGTTCCACGATCGATGGCTCGACCTGCCGGCTGAGGCTCGTCTGATGCTGGCGCGGACGATGGTCGACGACGCAGCAACCGCCATTGAGCATCAGTACAGCCGAGCTCTGCTCGCTGTCCTGGATGATCCCGATCCGGACGTGCGGCTAGCAGTTCTCGAAGGTCTGTCCGAGACAACTGCGCCGGAATTACTTGACTATTTACTTGAGCACATAGAGACCGAAGACGATGCCCGCGTTCGTCAGCTCATGGCGCTGGAGCTCGGACGGCTGGCCTTTGAGTCGGTTGATGACGACCGGCTTGATGTCATCCGCGATGTGCTCTTTCGCGTATTCGAAAACGACGTGGCTCTGGACGTCCGGCGTCGGGCGCTGGAGTCGCTTGGGTACCTCGAAGGCGAAGACATCCAGGAAGCGATCGAGGACGGCTATGCCGATTTTTCGATCGAGATGCGCTCAAGCGCGCTGCATGCAATGGGGTTGCAAGCAACGCAGCGCTGGGTCGATATCTGCCTCGAAGAGTTACGCTCTGACGAGGCTGAGCTGAGATTTGAAGCGTTGTTTGCGCTTGGCTCAATCGGTGATCTCCGCACGGCGTCAGACGTCATCGATGCCATTGAGGACGAAGACGCTGAAGTAGCATTAGCCGCGATACACGCGCTGGGCGAAATCGGCGGGCAAATGGCGATCAACCGCTTGCGCCAACTTGTGGACGTTGAGAACCCGGCGATCGCAGAAGCTGCGGAAGACGCGCTCCAGGAAGCTCAGCTGACGGCGAACCCGCTGCGCCCATTGCTGTAACCTCTTCGCCGTCTCGGGCTTCCAGGATACGTGACTCGTCCGCATCAGGGGAGAGACGACATTAGCACGCGCTACGCACGAGCCATCACTGAGATCGTCGCCGATGTTCCCAATGCCATCATTCACGGCGATACAGAAACGGTCATCCAGTCAGTTGAATTCGACAGTCGCCTCGTAGAATCCGGGGGACTCTTTGTCGCACTGCGCGGCGGCTATACCGACGGACACGTGTACCTCGATCAGGCCCGCAAGCGAGGCGCAGTGGCTGCGCTGGTCGAGCGCGGCGAGGCTGACAAGATTCGATCCGAGTGGCCGACAATCATTGAGGTCGACGATACTCGCGCCGCTCTTGCGATCGTCGCGGCTGAGTTCTATTACCATCCGTCGCAGGACCTGTGCATCGTCGGCGTCACCGGCACCGACGGCAAGACGACGACAAGCCATCTCATTGAGGCGATGCTGCGGCACGTCGGGCGACGGACCGGGCTGATCGGTACCGTCGAGGTTCGCATTGCCGGCGAAGTCGATCTGCATGAATCGCGACAGACGACGCCCGAATCGCTGGTGATCCAGCGGATTCTGGCAACGATGCGGGATCGCTCGGTTGATACAGCCATCCTCGAAGCAACTTCACACGGCCTGGTGATGCATCGTCTGGACTCGTGTGCCTTCGACATCGGCGTCGTCACCAACATCACGCATGAGCATCTTGACTTTCACGGGTCGGTCGAAGCGTATCGGGAAGCGAAGGCGATGCTGCTCGATAACGTCGCGCGCGACAAAGCTCGTGGGCGACGTGGCGCGCTCGTACTGAACCGCGACGACGAGGGCGCGCGATCCGTCGCTGCCCACGGGCGCGGCTGCGACATTCTCTGGTACTCAATGGACCCTGAATCGGACGCCGAATTTCGTGCTTCGGCGATCGAGTTCCAGACTGCCGGGCAGCGATTCACCCTGCATACGCCAATGGGCGACGCCTGCATCTCGTTGGCCCTGCCGGGCCGCTACAACGTCGCCAACGCGCTGGCAGCAGCAGCGGTCGGGCATGCGCTCAGCCTGTCGCTTTCGCAGATTGCGGAAGGACTTGAATCGCTGGACGCAGTGCCGGGGCGCATGCAATCAGTCGACGAGGGTCAGCCGTACTCGGTCATCGTCGACTACGCGCATACGCCGGACGCCATCAAGTCTGTCCTCACAGTCCTGCGCGACGTCACACCGGGACGATTAATGGTGCTGTTCGGTTCAGCCGGAGAGCGCGACATCGACAAGCGGGCGATTCAGGGACAGGTTGCGATTGAGTATTCGGACTTCGCGGTCTTCGCCAGCGAGG
This sequence is a window from Thermomicrobiales bacterium. Protein-coding genes within it:
- a CDS encoding DMT family transporter; this translates as MAKRSTSADAAIPRSTVLAVAAVVAAAACWGALGVTYDLIGRHVDIEPVTLVTLRASAAAVVLLAAFSRHTAAKRDLAALRNPRLALAVVTMGLVSTAMFYVLLMFAYREAGVAVATVLLYVAPALVAIGSWLMYRIPVPTTHRIALVLAFVGVLGVAGSMDGNASWLGIALGLLSAMTYASYSLLARHALDHMTSLAVVTLTIAIGALALWPVKLIVDGGSLPSLTSIAVIAVVNGIGTTVAPMVLYTWGLSHLGPSRASLIATTEPAIAVLLAYMVLGERLAWIQIGGGLAIAAGVVLGSLGRSRR
- a CDS encoding ornithine cyclodeaminase codes for the protein MKQVFSAYSRGETISPLRTPVNMPDGSGVVLFMPAFVPAGDDAPSATGVKVVSVFGGNRERGLPTINAIVVVVDPETGVPIGLLEGAAVTALRTGAVSGAATDLLARPDAKTLAVIGAGAQGVTQAAAVCSVRNIEEIRVYDLFAASRESFAERLSAWIPEGMPKVVVADDAQAAVSGADIICTATTATSPVFEDTWLAPGTHINGIGAYTPEMQEIPDATIARARIVVDAVEAALHEAGDLIQSIDRGVVTRDSISIELGQVATGEIAGRETDDQITFFKSVGNAIQDMIVCGAALEAAAAQGIGQTIDLG
- the recQ gene encoding DNA helicase RecQ, yielding MSTLQSVWGYDEFRPLQEDIVRTILDGRDAFVLLPTGGGKSLCYQLPALLLDGLTIVISPLIALMKDQVDALTELNVPATYINSSLDSAEIRDRMRQIASGEIKLLYVAPERFSTPGFTQRIQQRGVSLVAIDEAHCVSEWGHDFRPEYRDLLRLRDAFPGAVFAAFTATATRQVQNDIRQQLGLADAEQFQGSFNRPNLYYEVRPKRKTYDQILAYIRSKPGASGIIYCLSRAGVESTAERLQRDGISTAAYHGGMDSEQRRTAQEAFVRDNVQVVVATIAFGMGIDKPDVRFVIHQDLPRNLESYYQESGRAGRDGEPSDCILFYSYGDVTRQMVFVDEKPTRRLREIAQSQLQQMSGWAESSKCRRAALLEYFEESFDGQAPPCCDICGNPPDVEDMTIPAQMLMSCVKRTGERFGLGYVVDVLRGSRDQRILRAGHDRLSTWGIGKDRPKSDWQFLGRSLIRDGYLHQDSANFNIISITPRGAEVLFRGARVSYAMPPKTQSGGADAVDVAYPQLFEQLRRLRKQLADERGVPPYVVFPDSTLRQMSSRLPMTPNALLRIVGVGERKAAAYGPAFLDAISTFVNSTGATPQQAPASPPSVARRSSLTGTAKTTLDLFNRGLSIEDVAKERGLAVSTVEAHLVEAIESGANVDVGHVVTPTMIAQVEAAIRKVGDELLRPIMDEVGEDAGYSWGQLRLIRAWMRRRNAQQ
- a CDS encoding ROK family protein, producing the protein MRQSRGQSHADDRLPVIGVEIGGRGLRVVLADASDDIRDTERAIDSAMTAHATVDTACTLIDQILSRRNLTYADISGIGIAFGGPVDVRRGITLRSHRIEGFEQFPLVGVMEEHFGVPVVLENDARAAAFGEYTHGAGRGARDMVYVHLGRGVGGAVIIRGTLLHGSAMTAGEIGHMVVTTDGPRCSCGKPGHLEAYASEPAIISRITSRVNQADPEERATWLSSPGVTLQRVFERYDEDDIAREVIDETIQVIGLAGANLVTALNPDAFVIGGYVALAGPRLTAGIRAKIRQYAVDPAAQRVLVAPGQLGADAGVVGAVVLAHQS
- a CDS encoding HEAT repeat domain-containing protein, which produces MFHDRWLDLPAEARLMLARTMVDDAATAIEHQYSRALLAVLDDPDPDVRLAVLEGLSETTAPELLDYLLEHIETEDDARVRQLMALELGRLAFESVDDDRLDVIRDVLFRVFENDVALDVRRRALESLGYLEGEDIQEAIEDGYADFSIEMRSSALHAMGLQATQRWVDICLEELRSDEAELRFEALFALGSIGDLRTASDVIDAIEDEDAEVALAAIHALGEIGGQMAINRLRQLVDVENPAIAEAAEDALQEAQLTANPLRPLL
- a CDS encoding UDP-N-acetylmuramoyl-L-alanyl-D-glutamate--2,6-diaminopimelate ligase, with protein sequence MTRPHQGRDDISTRYARAITEIVADVPNAIIHGDTETVIQSVEFDSRLVESGGLFVALRGGYTDGHVYLDQARKRGAVAALVERGEADKIRSEWPTIIEVDDTRAALAIVAAEFYYHPSQDLCIVGVTGTDGKTTTSHLIEAMLRHVGRRTGLIGTVEVRIAGEVDLHESRQTTPESLVIQRILATMRDRSVDTAILEATSHGLVMHRLDSCAFDIGVVTNITHEHLDFHGSVEAYREAKAMLLDNVARDKARGRRGALVLNRDDEGARSVAAHGRGCDILWYSMDPESDAEFRASAIEFQTAGQRFTLHTPMGDACISLALPGRYNVANALAAAAVGHALSLSLSQIAEGLESLDAVPGRMQSVDEGQPYSVIVDYAHTPDAIKSVLTVLRDVTPGRLMVLFGSAGERDIDKRAIQGQVAIEYSDFAVFASEDPRFEDPMVIIDAIADGAMQAGGRRGVDFDCIEDRRTAIATILQNARAGDVVVLAGKGHEKSMIYGSEKRPWDEAAVAAEVLRKLGYSASNQNVSSQ